The genomic DNA GAATGCATCCTTTAGTTTGTGTAAACTATCGACCGCTGTCGGTTCGGTGATCTGATGTTCGGTGATCGCTTCGTTTACCGTGTCGAGGTCGGTGTCGGCCTCGTATCGCGGCATGTGGATCGCGACGGTCTGCAAACCCTGTTCGCCGTATTTGGCCGTCAGCTCGCGAAGCTGCGGCATCTTTTCTTTGCAGATCCCGCACGAGACCGCCCAAAAATGGACGAGCGTCGGCTTTCCTTTGATTTGTTCAGTTGTATCGTCCTGCGAGCCGTTGAACCATGTGGTCGCTCCATCGAGCGGCGGCATCGCATCTCCAATT from Acidobacteriota bacterium includes the following:
- a CDS encoding redoxin family protein, with product MRIGDAMPPLDGATTWFNGSQDDTTEQIKGKPTLVHFWAVSCGICKEKMPQLRELTAKYGEQGLQTVAIHMPRYEADTDLDTVNEAITEHQITEPTAVDSLHKLKDAFQNEQGWVPVYYLFDADGKLKTRAAGEFGIGVLTTALDKMFAAEAAAA